One Microbacter margulisiae genomic window carries:
- a CDS encoding response regulator, with amino-acid sequence MQNTYSLLVVEDEPDLCEILQFNLENEGYHVEVAYSAEEALKKDLSGFHLFLLDIMMGQMSGLKLAQILKSKDETKDIPIIFLTARVTEQDMLRGFEAGADDYIVKPFSVKVVAARVKAVINRSVKISEDNIVTFKTLSVDLTSKKVKIDDIEIVLTKTEFELLGLFIQNPAKVFSRDVILQEVWADDVFVTDRTVDVHITRLRKKIAPYGRNIVTRSGYGYCFLE; translated from the coding sequence ATGCAAAATACTTACTCGTTACTGGTTGTGGAAGATGAACCTGATTTGTGTGAGATTCTTCAGTTTAACTTGGAAAATGAGGGATACCATGTTGAAGTGGCCTATTCGGCAGAAGAAGCCCTGAAAAAAGATTTAAGCGGCTTTCATCTTTTTCTGCTGGACATCATGATGGGGCAGATGAGCGGACTGAAGCTGGCTCAGATACTCAAAAGCAAGGACGAAACCAAGGATATCCCGATTATTTTCCTGACTGCCCGTGTTACCGAACAGGATATGTTGCGCGGATTTGAAGCCGGTGCTGACGATTATATCGTAAAGCCTTTCTCTGTCAAAGTGGTTGCTGCCCGTGTGAAGGCAGTTATTAACCGTTCCGTGAAAATTTCAGAAGATAACATTGTTACATTCAAAACATTATCCGTTGATCTGACTAGCAAGAAAGTGAAGATTGATGATATCGAAATTGTTTTAACCAAGACGGAATTTGAACTTCTGGGATTGTTTATCCAGAATCCTGCCAAAGTCTTTTCACGGGATGTTATTTTACAGGAAGTATGGGCAGATGATGTTTTCGTGACGGATAGGACGGTTGATGTACACATTACCCGGCTTCGTAAAAAAATTGCTCCTTATGGAAGGAACATTGTGACTCGTTCCGGTTATGGCTATTGCTTTTTGGAATAA
- a CDS encoding sensor histidine kinase: MKKKILIYYLLLFLVFAITILAFQYHREKLYKADLLNTVLNDTNEMVFHSIAEHKGSLSHLDSLVVLLPYTDQRVTVISLKGNVLYDNVVKNVSRMENHFERPEIVLAREQGNGSDIRTSHTTGKRYYYHATLFSTCYVRSALPYDVTVSSLLSPDNLYFYFWLLLTFVVTAVLFYFSNRFNEQLQQSQLEHDATIRRRLTHQVAHELKTPLSSIIGYMETLHENPTLPLERQQFFINRSFAQAQRLNQLLQDILLLNELNEAPQMVDMEAVCLNPLVDQVLEDVALRLQQKTIHVETSLGGEIWLKGNSMLLYSIFRNLLDNVIAYAGEGVSVRIARTEENTSHFFFVVSDNGTGVAEEHLRHLFDRFYRVDKGRSRKTGGTGLGLSIVKNAVELHHGVISVHNRVGGGLEFHFSLHK; encoded by the coding sequence TTGAAAAAAAAGATACTTATATATTATCTTCTTCTTTTTCTGGTTTTTGCCATTACGATACTGGCGTTTCAGTATCACCGGGAAAAGCTTTACAAGGCTGACTTGCTGAATACCGTTTTAAATGACACCAATGAAATGGTGTTCCATTCCATTGCTGAACACAAAGGTTCGTTGTCACATCTTGATTCATTAGTTGTGTTGCTACCTTATACTGATCAACGGGTAACAGTTATTAGCTTGAAAGGTAATGTTTTGTATGATAATGTGGTGAAAAATGTATCTCGCATGGAGAACCACTTTGAACGTCCTGAAATTGTCTTAGCCCGCGAACAGGGGAATGGATCCGACATTCGGACGTCACACACGACAGGGAAACGGTATTATTATCACGCGACATTGTTTAGCACCTGCTATGTACGTTCTGCATTACCCTATGATGTAACGGTCTCTTCCTTGTTATCGCCCGATAACCTTTATTTTTATTTTTGGTTGCTGCTAACCTTTGTCGTGACAGCCGTGCTGTTTTATTTCTCCAATCGATTTAATGAGCAATTGCAACAATCACAACTGGAACATGATGCTACTATCCGGCGAAGGTTAACACACCAAGTGGCACACGAGCTGAAGACCCCTTTAAGCAGTATTATCGGTTATATGGAGACGTTGCATGAGAACCCGACGCTTCCTCTTGAACGACAGCAGTTCTTTATTAACCGAAGTTTTGCCCAAGCACAGCGATTGAATCAGTTGTTACAGGATATTCTGTTGCTCAATGAGCTGAATGAAGCTCCCCAAATGGTCGACATGGAAGCAGTCTGCCTGAATCCCCTTGTAGATCAGGTATTGGAAGACGTGGCATTGCGGCTGCAGCAAAAGACCATTCATGTGGAGACGTCATTGGGAGGAGAAATCTGGCTTAAAGGGAACTCCATGCTGCTTTATTCCATCTTTCGTAATCTATTAGACAATGTGATTGCATATGCCGGTGAAGGAGTGTCGGTGCGTATTGCACGTACCGAAGAGAATACATCCCATTTCTTTTTTGTTGTTTCCGATAATGGAACAGGAGTGGCAGAGGAGCATTTACGCCATCTGTTCGATCGTTTCTACCGTGTTGATAAAGGCCGTTCCCGCAAAACCGGCGGAACAGGACTGGGACTTTCTATAGTCAAAAATGCCGTTGAATTGCATCATGGCGTTATTTCAGTCCATAACCGCGTTGGAGGTGGACTTGAATTTCATTTTTCATTGCATAAATAA